One genomic segment of Thalassospiraceae bacterium LMO-SO8 includes these proteins:
- a CDS encoding Hsp20/alpha crystallin family protein, which translates to MSTTQQSTPEKKVEAKRAEGGEVSVKQDATTPAEAWRTDMERLMSDWFSAWSGLGRLQPFGGLPSGAVPPAAGLEEWRAQADRYFEDMNRRWADLARLSPLEMFGVPAGVALNPEVDVSDGDGKFVLKADLPGLSEGDVEVAVDGDVLTISGHKSETSEDKENDYCRRERRFGSFRRSFKLPEGVVGDKAKASFDKGVLTVTVPKQNKPQKSKGKKVPLND; encoded by the coding sequence ATGAGCACTACACAACAATCCACACCGGAAAAAAAGGTGGAGGCAAAGCGCGCCGAGGGTGGCGAAGTTTCCGTCAAGCAGGATGCCACGACACCGGCGGAGGCGTGGCGTACCGACATGGAACGTCTGATGAGCGATTGGTTCAGCGCCTGGAGCGGGCTTGGCCGCCTGCAGCCGTTCGGAGGCTTGCCCTCTGGGGCGGTGCCTCCAGCGGCCGGCCTTGAGGAATGGCGGGCCCAGGCGGACCGTTATTTCGAGGACATGAACCGGCGCTGGGCCGATCTGGCCCGCCTCAGCCCGCTTGAGATGTTCGGCGTTCCGGCCGGGGTCGCCCTCAATCCCGAGGTCGACGTCAGTGACGGCGACGGCAAGTTCGTGTTGAAGGCCGATCTGCCCGGGCTGTCGGAAGGCGATGTCGAGGTCGCAGTCGACGGCGACGTGCTGACCATTTCCGGTCACAAGTCGGAAACGTCCGAGGACAAGGAAAATGACTATTGCCGGCGTGAGCGCCGGTTCGGCTCGTTCCGCCGGTCGTTCAAACTGCCGGAAGGGGTTGTCGGCGACAAGGCCAAGGCATCGTTCGACAAGGGTGTCCTGACGGTGACGGTGCCGAAGCAGAACAAACCGCAGAAATCCAAAGGCAAGAAGGTCCCGCTGAACGATTGA
- a CDS encoding 4Fe-4S dicluster domain-containing protein: protein MLKALNIDPGKCTGCLQCELACSFENEGVFNPSKSRIKVFNFHDQGRFVPYTCTQCDEAWCMHACPVDAISLNKLTGAKEVNDNLCVGCKVCTIACPFGTVNYNSATGKVIKCDLCGGDPECAKACPTDAITYVDANWTGLDKMRQWAAKTDAGQQATQ from the coding sequence ATGCTGAAAGCCTTGAATATCGACCCAGGCAAATGCACGGGCTGCCTACAGTGCGAGCTTGCCTGCTCTTTCGAGAACGAGGGCGTGTTCAATCCGTCCAAGTCCCGAATCAAAGTCTTCAACTTCCACGACCAGGGCCGCTTCGTTCCCTATACCTGCACGCAATGCGACGAGGCCTGGTGCATGCATGCCTGTCCGGTCGACGCCATATCCCTGAACAAGCTGACCGGGGCGAAAGAGGTCAACGACAACCTCTGTGTCGGATGCAAGGTCTGCACCATCGCCTGTCCCTTCGGCACGGTGAATTACAATTCCGCCACCGGCAAGGTCATCAAGTGCGACCTGTGCGGCGGCGACCCTGAATGCGCCAAGGCCTGTCCGACGGACGCCATCACCTACGTGGACGCCAACTGGACCGGCCTGGACAAGATGCGCCAATGGGCGGCGAAGACCGACGCCGGCCAGCAAGCGACGCAGTGA
- a CDS encoding glycosyltransferase family 2 protein: MKNVLAAALVAAVLHGLAWATTLETAALPDVTGKVHSMSFNIGAPREVWFGRSATLRELANALDVIKPVSRSVRTYTVSGIQAQVPALAKERGIEVMLGIWLGRDDASNRREIETAVALVRKYSNIRAVFVGNETLLREDLTLEELIAIIREVRTRVPVPVTTGETWDRWLSHPDLVDEVDFMSIHVLPYWEAVGAQNAVSYAFERYREVLDTFPGKDAIIAEFGWPSRGYRNRDAGPDPMTQATIIRKFVSEASRHGIGYNLMEAFDQPWKTMEGSVGPYWGVFDHDGNAKFSLAGAVEQPEQWRRGILALILGLVMTVLWLMTRRPTFGHALAMAIAANALAAAVAVALLYPFENYLNVGSAIAWSLGMVLMLPLTLVTLGKLDEVAEVTLGPRPKRLWRTENAPADAPLPKVSIQIPAYRENPEMLIETLNSCAALDYPDFEVVVIINNTADESLWRPVQAHCVKLGPRFKFLNFPKIDGFKAGALTAAMAHVAEDAAVLALIDADYVVDPNWLKDLVPAFADPKVAMVQAPQDHRDGERSLLARCMNAEYTGFFDIGMVQRNEADAIIAHGTMLLVRRAAFDAVGGWSPDTITEDTELGLRLFEAGYHAHYTRRRYGWGLLPDTYRAFKTQRHRWAYGAVQIFFKHWRHMLPGAKTLTRAQKVHYVTGWLHWLSDSVGALAAVVNLAWVPFILFVGVMLPPIPFTLPILAAFAAGLLHCVLLYAARVKIGPARIAGAALAAASLQWTVARAIYDGIKVPNLPFQVTQKGKAEKTNAPAVKAAPASPVRTETRIGLALMTSSAALFAVNTTGIVELYLFAGTLLVQSLPFLAATAMYALERRDAARLTRGKAAIGTRNPAMNVGGTADQAAA; this comes from the coding sequence ATGAAGAACGTTCTCGCGGCGGCCCTGGTCGCCGCCGTCCTGCATGGATTAGCCTGGGCCACGACCCTGGAAACGGCGGCACTGCCCGACGTGACGGGCAAGGTGCATTCCATGTCCTTCAACATCGGCGCCCCTCGCGAAGTCTGGTTCGGGCGGTCGGCGACCCTGCGCGAACTGGCCAACGCCTTGGACGTCATCAAACCCGTGTCCCGGTCCGTGCGCACCTATACGGTCAGCGGCATCCAGGCCCAGGTGCCCGCACTTGCCAAGGAACGCGGGATCGAGGTCATGCTGGGCATCTGGCTGGGCCGCGACGACGCCTCCAACCGGCGGGAGATCGAGACCGCGGTCGCCCTGGTGCGCAAGTATTCCAACATCCGCGCCGTGTTCGTCGGCAACGAAACGCTGCTGCGCGAAGACCTGACGCTGGAAGAGTTGATCGCCATCATCCGCGAGGTGCGCACCCGCGTGCCCGTGCCGGTGACCACCGGGGAAACCTGGGACCGCTGGCTTTCCCATCCCGATCTGGTCGACGAGGTCGATTTCATGTCGATCCACGTGCTGCCTTACTGGGAAGCCGTCGGCGCACAGAACGCCGTTTCCTATGCGTTCGAACGCTACCGCGAGGTGCTCGACACGTTCCCCGGGAAGGACGCGATCATCGCCGAATTCGGCTGGCCGTCACGCGGCTACCGCAACCGCGATGCCGGCCCCGATCCCATGACCCAGGCCACCATCATCCGCAAGTTCGTGTCCGAGGCGTCGCGCCACGGCATCGGCTACAACCTGATGGAAGCCTTCGACCAGCCGTGGAAGACCATGGAAGGAAGCGTCGGCCCCTATTGGGGCGTGTTCGACCATGACGGCAACGCCAAGTTCTCCCTGGCCGGCGCGGTCGAACAGCCCGAACAATGGCGGCGCGGCATCCTGGCCCTGATCCTGGGACTGGTGATGACCGTGCTGTGGCTGATGACGCGGCGGCCGACCTTCGGCCATGCCCTGGCCATGGCGATCGCCGCCAATGCGCTTGCCGCCGCCGTTGCGGTGGCGCTGCTCTATCCCTTCGAGAACTATCTGAACGTGGGGTCGGCCATCGCCTGGAGCCTGGGCATGGTGTTGATGCTGCCGCTGACCCTGGTGACCCTGGGCAAGCTGGATGAGGTCGCCGAAGTCACCCTGGGCCCTCGGCCCAAGCGCCTGTGGCGAACCGAAAACGCCCCGGCGGATGCCCCCCTGCCCAAGGTGTCGATCCAGATCCCCGCCTACCGGGAGAACCCGGAGATGCTGATCGAGACCCTGAATTCCTGCGCGGCCCTCGACTATCCGGACTTCGAGGTCGTGGTCATCATCAACAACACGGCTGACGAAAGCCTGTGGCGGCCGGTACAGGCCCATTGCGTGAAACTGGGCCCACGCTTCAAGTTCCTCAACTTCCCGAAGATCGACGGGTTCAAGGCGGGCGCGCTGACCGCCGCCATGGCCCATGTCGCCGAGGACGCGGCCGTCCTTGCCCTCATCGACGCCGACTACGTGGTCGATCCGAACTGGCTCAAGGATCTCGTGCCCGCGTTCGCCGACCCCAAGGTGGCCATGGTGCAGGCCCCCCAGGATCACCGCGACGGCGAACGCTCGCTGCTGGCGCGCTGCATGAACGCCGAATACACGGGCTTCTTCGACATCGGCATGGTTCAGCGCAACGAGGCCGACGCGATCATCGCCCACGGCACCATGCTGCTGGTCCGCCGCGCCGCCTTCGACGCCGTCGGCGGCTGGTCGCCGGACACCATCACCGAGGACACGGAACTGGGCCTGCGCCTGTTCGAGGCTGGATACCACGCCCATTACACGCGCCGGCGCTACGGCTGGGGCCTGCTGCCGGACACCTACCGCGCGTTCAAGACACAGCGCCACCGTTGGGCCTATGGCGCCGTGCAGATTTTTTTCAAGCACTGGCGCCACATGCTGCCGGGCGCCAAGACCCTGACCCGCGCGCAGAAAGTTCATTACGTGACCGGCTGGCTGCACTGGCTGTCGGATTCCGTGGGCGCGCTTGCCGCCGTGGTCAACCTGGCCTGGGTGCCGTTCATTCTGTTCGTCGGCGTGATGCTGCCGCCGATCCCCTTCACCTTGCCGATCCTGGCCGCCTTCGCGGCCGGGCTGCTGCACTGCGTGCTTCTGTACGCGGCGCGGGTCAAGATCGGCCCGGCGCGCATCGCCGGCGCCGCCCTGGCCGCCGCCAGCCTGCAATGGACCGTGGCGCGCGCCATCTATGACGGCATCAAGGTTCCCAACCTGCCGTTCCAGGTCACCCAGAAGGGCAAGGCCGAAAAGACCAATGCCCCGGCGGTCAAGGCCGCCCCGGCGTCGCCCGTGCGCACGGAGACCCGCATCGGCCTGGCATTGATGACCAGCTCGGCCGCCCTGTTCGCGGTCAACACAACGGGGATCGTCGAACTTTACCTGTTCGCGGGAACCTTGCTGGTGCAAAGCCTGCCGTTCCTGGCGGCGACCGCCATGTACGCCCTGGAACGCCGGGACGCCGCCCGCCTGACCCGCGGCAAGGCCGCCATCGGCACCCGCAATCCGGCCATGAACGTCGGCGGAACCGCCGACCAGGCGGCGGCATAA
- a CDS encoding class I SAM-dependent methyltransferase, with the protein MDDINQERQDFGDNPLETRKTDHYQREYVQSFVEKWDELIDWDARAESEGQFFIDMLKARDKHRVLDVATGTGFHSVQLLKAGFDVTSADGNAEMLTKAFENARERNLVLHTAHADWRWLNKDVHGKFDAIICLGNSFTHLFDENDRRRALAEFYAALKWDGILILDQRNYDGMLDHGFSSKHKYYYCGDQVTAEPEHIDDGLARFCYSFPDGSQFHLNMFPLRKSYTRKLLSDVGFQKIKTYGDFQETYQDNDPDFYIHVAEKNYHE; encoded by the coding sequence ATGGACGACATCAATCAAGAACGACAGGATTTCGGCGACAATCCGCTGGAGACCCGAAAAACCGACCACTACCAGCGGGAATACGTCCAGTCGTTCGTGGAGAAATGGGATGAACTCATCGACTGGGACGCCCGCGCGGAAAGCGAAGGCCAGTTCTTCATCGACATGCTGAAGGCCCGCGACAAGCACCGCGTGCTCGACGTCGCCACGGGCACGGGCTTCCATTCCGTGCAACTGCTGAAGGCCGGGTTCGACGTGACCAGCGCCGACGGCAACGCGGAAATGCTGACCAAGGCATTCGAGAACGCGCGCGAACGCAACCTCGTGCTGCACACGGCTCATGCCGACTGGCGCTGGCTGAACAAGGATGTGCACGGCAAATTCGACGCCATCATCTGCCTGGGCAATTCGTTCACCCACCTGTTCGACGAGAACGACCGGCGCCGCGCGCTGGCCGAATTCTACGCCGCCCTCAAATGGGACGGCATCCTGATCCTGGATCAGCGCAACTACGACGGCATGCTCGATCACGGCTTTTCGTCGAAGCATAAATACTACTACTGCGGCGATCAGGTGACGGCCGAACCGGAACATATCGACGATGGCCTGGCCCGGTTCTGCTACTCGTTCCCCGACGGATCCCAGTTCCACCTGAACATGTTCCCCCTGCGCAAGTCCTATACGCGCAAGCTTCTAAGCGACGTCGGGTTTCAGAAGATCAAGACCTACGGCGATTTCCAGGAAACCTACCAGGACAACGACCCGGACTTTTACATCCACGTCGCGGAGAAAAATTATCATGAGTAG
- a CDS encoding aldehyde ferredoxin oxidoreductase family protein, with product MAWARRILRVNLTKGTCTHEPLNMDWAKRYLGQRGLATKYLTEEIDPKVDPLAPENKLIMATGPLTGTCASTAGRYSVITKGALTGAIACSNSGGFFGNEMKNAGLDMIIFEGRAKAPVYLYIDNDDCRLLDASVYWGTSVWDTEEGIKEAHGDPQIRVASIGVAGEKGVKFACVVNDMHRAAGRSGVGTVMGSKNLKAVAIRGTKGVSVDDMPAFLKAAAAGKKVLAENAVTGQGLPAYGTQVLMNVINETGALPTRNHRDIQFEGASKISAEAMAEPRESDGKPNLVRNAACFGCTIACGRVSTIDRTHYTVVDRPQYQKASGGLEYEAAWALGAATGVDDLDALTFANFVCNEQGIDPISFGATVGAAMEMFEDGVITTKETGGIEVKFGSAKALTDLAELCGRGEGFGAEIGLGSKLLCEKYGKPELSMSVKGQEFPAYDSRGIQGMGLTYATSNRGACHLRSYTVASEILGIPEKTDPLVTEGKAGLVKAFQDATAAVDSAGICVFTTFAWTLEDIAPQIDAACEGEWSVDSLLELGERVWNLERRFNLAAGFTGKDDNLPKRLTKDAAKTGPAKGLTNGLDKMLPEYYDLRGWSKDGVPTNETVSRLGL from the coding sequence ATGGCATGGGCACGACGGATTTTGCGGGTCAACCTGACCAAGGGCACCTGCACGCATGAACCCCTCAACATGGATTGGGCCAAGCGCTACCTCGGGCAGCGCGGTCTGGCGACCAAATACCTGACGGAAGAGATCGACCCCAAGGTCGATCCTCTTGCGCCTGAAAACAAGCTGATCATGGCGACCGGGCCGCTGACCGGCACCTGCGCGTCCACCGCCGGGCGCTATTCCGTGATCACCAAGGGGGCGCTCACGGGCGCCATCGCGTGTTCCAACTCGGGCGGCTTCTTCGGCAACGAGATGAAGAACGCCGGACTGGACATGATCATTTTCGAAGGCCGGGCCAAGGCGCCGGTCTATCTGTACATCGACAACGACGACTGCCGGCTTCTCGACGCCTCGGTCTATTGGGGCACCTCCGTCTGGGACACCGAAGAAGGCATCAAGGAAGCGCACGGCGATCCCCAGATCCGCGTCGCCTCGATCGGCGTGGCGGGCGAGAAGGGCGTGAAGTTCGCTTGTGTCGTCAACGACATGCACCGCGCCGCCGGGCGTTCCGGCGTCGGCACGGTGATGGGATCGAAAAACCTGAAGGCCGTCGCCATCCGCGGCACCAAGGGGGTTTCCGTCGACGACATGCCGGCCTTCCTCAAGGCCGCCGCCGCCGGCAAGAAGGTGCTGGCGGAAAATGCGGTGACCGGGCAGGGGCTGCCGGCCTACGGCACCCAGGTTCTGATGAACGTGATCAACGAAACCGGTGCCCTGCCGACCCGCAATCACCGCGACATCCAGTTCGAGGGCGCGTCGAAGATTTCCGCCGAGGCCATGGCCGAACCCCGGGAATCCGACGGCAAACCCAACCTGGTGCGCAATGCCGCCTGTTTCGGCTGCACCATCGCCTGCGGGCGCGTGTCGACCATCGACCGCACCCATTACACGGTGGTCGACCGGCCGCAGTATCAGAAGGCGTCGGGCGGGCTCGAATATGAGGCCGCCTGGGCGCTCGGCGCCGCGACCGGGGTCGACGACCTGGACGCCCTGACCTTCGCCAACTTCGTGTGCAACGAACAGGGGATCGACCCCATCTCGTTCGGCGCCACGGTGGGCGCGGCGATGGAGATGTTCGAGGACGGCGTCATCACGACCAAGGAAACCGGCGGCATCGAGGTCAAGTTCGGATCGGCCAAGGCGCTGACGGATCTGGCCGAACTGTGCGGCCGGGGCGAGGGCTTCGGGGCGGAGATCGGCCTGGGCTCCAAGCTGCTGTGCGAAAAATACGGCAAGCCGGAACTGTCCATGTCCGTGAAGGGCCAGGAATTCCCGGCCTACGACAGCCGCGGTATCCAGGGCATGGGGCTGACCTATGCCACGTCCAACCGGGGTGCATGCCACCTGCGCAGCTATACCGTGGCCTCGGAAATCCTGGGCATTCCGGAAAAGACCGATCCGCTCGTCACGGAAGGCAAGGCGGGCCTGGTCAAGGCGTTTCAGGATGCGACGGCGGCGGTCGACAGCGCCGGCATCTGCGTGTTCACGACCTTCGCCTGGACGCTGGAGGACATCGCCCCCCAGATCGACGCCGCCTGCGAGGGCGAGTGGTCGGTCGATAGCCTGCTGGAACTGGGAGAACGGGTGTGGAACCTGGAACGCCGGTTCAATCTGGCCGCCGGTTTCACGGGCAAGGACGACAACCTGCCCAAGCGCCTGACCAAGGACGCGGCCAAGACCGGCCCGGCCAAGGGGCTGACCAACGGCTTGGACAAGATGCTGCCCGAATATTACGACCTGCGCGGCTGGTCCAAGGACGGCGTGCCGACCAACGAGACCGTCAGCAGGCTGGGGCTGTAG
- a CDS encoding FAD-dependent oxidoreductase: MTYVIIGAGPAGVVAAETLAKTDPGSDIVLLGGEADPPYSRMAIPYVLTGIIDHGGTHLRKAAGHYEKLGITYRQGRAAGIDAKGRKVLLEGGGEQPYDKLLIATGASPIKPPVPGLDRPGVHHCWTLDDCREIEKLAQKGSEVVLMGAGFIGCIILEALVERGVNLTVVEALDRMVPRMMNETAGTLIKDWCQAKGITVHTSTKVTEVGEKDGRLAVAMDNGETAPADLVVVAAGVKSNIGFIDGTGMKAEQGILVDEFLRTSVDGIYAAGDCAQGPDFGGGFNVHAIQPTSTEHGRIAALNMAGKVTPYKGSLQMNVLDTAGLISTSFGDWEGGEGTQSAEALDRARFKYLRLNFKDDVLVGALSLGRTDHMGVLRGLIQNRTPLGPWKAKLMDDPHRIMEAYVAHAYA, translated from the coding sequence ATGACCTACGTCATCATCGGCGCCGGCCCGGCGGGGGTCGTCGCGGCGGAAACGCTCGCCAAGACGGACCCGGGGTCTGACATCGTTCTGCTGGGCGGGGAAGCCGATCCGCCCTATTCCCGCATGGCCATTCCCTATGTCCTGACCGGCATCATCGACCACGGCGGCACGCATCTGCGCAAGGCGGCCGGGCATTACGAAAAGCTCGGCATCACCTATCGCCAGGGACGCGCCGCCGGGATCGACGCCAAGGGCCGGAAGGTCCTGCTGGAAGGTGGCGGCGAGCAGCCTTACGACAAGCTTCTGATCGCCACGGGGGCCAGCCCGATCAAGCCGCCTGTCCCCGGTCTGGACCGGCCCGGCGTGCATCACTGCTGGACCCTCGACGATTGCCGCGAGATCGAAAAACTGGCGCAAAAGGGATCAGAGGTCGTCCTCATGGGGGCCGGGTTCATCGGTTGCATCATCCTGGAGGCCCTGGTTGAACGGGGCGTCAACCTGACGGTGGTCGAGGCGCTGGACCGCATGGTGCCGCGCATGATGAACGAGACGGCGGGCACCCTGATCAAGGATTGGTGTCAGGCGAAGGGCATCACCGTCCATACCTCGACCAAGGTGACCGAGGTCGGCGAAAAGGACGGCCGCCTGGCCGTCGCCATGGACAATGGCGAGACGGCGCCCGCCGATCTGGTCGTGGTCGCCGCCGGGGTGAAGTCCAACATCGGCTTTATCGACGGCACCGGCATGAAGGCCGAACAGGGCATCCTGGTCGATGAATTCCTGCGCACCTCCGTCGACGGCATTTATGCCGCAGGCGACTGCGCCCAGGGCCCCGACTTCGGCGGCGGTTTCAACGTCCACGCCATTCAGCCGACCTCGACCGAGCATGGCCGCATCGCCGCCCTGAACATGGCCGGCAAGGTCACGCCCTACAAAGGCTCGTTACAGATGAACGTACTGGATACGGCGGGGCTGATCTCGACCTCGTTCGGCGACTGGGAAGGAGGCGAGGGCACGCAGAGTGCCGAAGCCCTGGACCGCGCGCGTTTCAAGTACCTGCGCCTCAACTTTAAGGACGACGTGCTGGTCGGCGCCCTGTCACTGGGGCGCACGGACCACATGGGCGTGCTGCGCGGCCTGATCCAGAACCGCACGCCCCTGGGGCCCTGGAAGGCCAAGCTGATGGACGATCCGCACCGCATCATGGAAGCCTATGTCGCCCATGCCTATGCCTGA
- a CDS encoding MoaD/ThiS family protein, protein MRVRIKLYATLADYLPAGTKGNEADLDVAEDATPATVIAQLGLPEKMCHLVLLNGVYVEPSARAATTFRDGDALAMWPPVAGG, encoded by the coding sequence ATGAGGGTCCGGATCAAGCTGTACGCCACGCTCGCCGATTACCTGCCGGCGGGCACCAAGGGCAACGAAGCCGATCTGGACGTGGCCGAGGACGCGACCCCGGCCACGGTCATCGCCCAACTCGGCCTGCCGGAAAAGATGTGCCATCTGGTGCTGCTGAACGGCGTCTATGTGGAACCCTCGGCGCGGGCGGCCACGACCTTTCGCGACGGCGACGCGCTGGCCATGTGGCCGCCGGTGGCCGGGGGATAG
- a CDS encoding MmgE/PrpD family protein, translating into MNNISATDQRALLTRLAERIVGYDPKVISERGLWLAKLGITDTVGVTLAGLPEDCTQIALRTPGVATAPGSALVFGTARRTSALDAAFINGIASHALDFDDFSSVFGGHQSVPLVAPLFALAEDRGLSGQNLITAYAVGLEAEMRLARAVHPHHYDKGWHPTATLGIFGTVAGSARLIGLSAEQTAMALAMAASMASGLKANFGTMTKPLHVGHSARSGVLAVLLAEQGHDANPGAMEHHQGFFAVFNGAGTYAAERLLDGWDDGPWEIEAEDLAIKQFPCCGSTHQCITAMQRLAGKHEIPAEAVAGIEIMPHQRRLRHTNTPLPDSELEAKFSVQYAVARTLLDGTVRLKDFEGDAFREDAVRRLLAVTTARPHPDLDGDDKDNWGAEVIVTLKDGRKLAETVSNLIGRSGDNTMTRDELWEKFEDCAGRALPADRLRPLFDGLMSLEGEEKISALVALMDPGS; encoded by the coding sequence ATGAACAATATTTCCGCAACGGATCAGCGCGCTCTTTTGACGCGCCTGGCGGAGCGCATCGTCGGCTACGACCCCAAGGTGATTTCCGAAAGGGGCCTGTGGCTGGCCAAGCTGGGCATCACCGACACCGTCGGCGTGACCCTGGCGGGCCTGCCCGAGGACTGCACGCAGATCGCCCTGCGCACGCCCGGCGTCGCCACGGCGCCCGGATCGGCGTTGGTGTTCGGCACGGCGCGGCGGACCAGCGCCCTCGACGCCGCCTTCATCAACGGCATCGCGTCGCATGCCCTTGATTTCGACGACTTTTCGTCCGTGTTCGGCGGCCATCAGTCGGTGCCGCTGGTCGCCCCCCTGTTCGCGCTGGCCGAGGACCGGGGACTTTCGGGACAGAACCTGATCACCGCCTACGCCGTGGGGCTGGAGGCGGAAATGCGCCTTGCCCGCGCCGTTCACCCGCATCATTACGACAAGGGCTGGCATCCGACCGCGACGCTCGGCATTTTCGGCACCGTCGCGGGGTCGGCGCGGCTGATCGGCCTGTCCGCCGAGCAGACCGCCATGGCGCTGGCCATGGCGGCCTCCATGGCCAGCGGCCTGAAGGCCAACTTCGGGACCATGACCAAGCCGCTGCATGTCGGCCATTCCGCGCGATCCGGCGTGTTGGCCGTGCTGCTGGCCGAACAGGGCCATGACGCCAATCCGGGGGCCATGGAACATCATCAGGGCTTCTTCGCGGTGTTCAACGGCGCGGGGACCTACGCCGCCGAGCGCCTGTTGGATGGCTGGGACGACGGCCCCTGGGAAATCGAGGCCGAGGACCTGGCGATCAAGCAGTTCCCCTGTTGCGGATCGACCCATCAGTGCATCACCGCCATGCAGCGCCTGGCCGGCAAGCACGAGATTCCGGCCGAGGCCGTGGCGGGTATCGAGATCATGCCGCACCAGCGGCGCCTCAGGCACACCAACACACCTCTGCCCGACAGCGAACTGGAGGCCAAATTCTCGGTCCAATACGCGGTCGCCCGCACGCTGTTGGACGGCACGGTGCGGCTGAAGGATTTCGAAGGCGACGCCTTCCGCGAGGATGCCGTCAGGCGCCTGCTCGCGGTCACCACCGCGCGGCCGCATCCCGACCTGGACGGCGATGACAAGGACAATTGGGGGGCGGAAGTGATCGTCACCCTGAAGGACGGGCGCAAGCTCGCGGAAACGGTGTCGAACCTTATCGGACGCAGCGGCGACAACACCATGACCCGGGACGAATTGTGGGAAAAATTCGAAGATTGCGCCGGTCGGGCCCTGCCGGCGGACCGACTGCGCCCGCTGTTCGACGGTCTGATGTCACTTGAGGGCGAGGAAAAAATCTCCGCCCTGGTCGCCTTGATGGACCCCGGCTCCTGA
- the metA gene encoding homoserine O-succinyltransferase gives MPIKIPSDLPARAVLEKEGVPIIGDDQAILQDIRPLRIAVLNLMPLKQKTETQLARVLGATPLQIEMHLLALTTHKPKTVDEQHMIDFYHPWTQVTDQKFDGLIVTGAPIEQLPFEAVTYWDELCQIFDWSRGNVHSLFNLCWGAQAALHHFYGIPKYQLPHKAFGVFEHQVLNTASELCRGLNDTLNIPVSRHTENHAEDLRPFPQLEILMEGAATGIALVHDHKLNHVHMFNHLEYDSDTLDAEYRRDAEKGADIQVPANYYPGNDPAKTPVNRWRAYAHILFGNWINMVYQSTPFDPHRIGED, from the coding sequence ATGCCCATCAAGATTCCGTCAGACCTTCCCGCCCGCGCCGTCCTGGAAAAGGAAGGCGTGCCGATTATCGGCGACGATCAAGCAATACTTCAGGACATTCGCCCGCTGCGCATCGCGGTGCTGAACCTGATGCCGCTGAAACAAAAGACGGAAACCCAGTTGGCCCGCGTGTTGGGCGCCACGCCGCTACAGATCGAGATGCATCTGCTGGCGCTGACGACGCACAAGCCGAAGACCGTCGACGAACAGCACATGATCGATTTCTACCATCCGTGGACCCAGGTCACGGACCAGAAGTTCGACGGCCTGATCGTCACGGGTGCCCCCATCGAACAACTGCCGTTCGAAGCCGTCACCTATTGGGATGAACTGTGCCAGATCTTCGACTGGTCGCGGGGCAACGTGCACAGCCTGTTCAATCTGTGCTGGGGGGCTCAGGCGGCGCTCCATCATTTCTACGGCATTCCCAAGTACCAGCTGCCGCACAAGGCCTTCGGCGTGTTCGAACACCAGGTGCTCAACACCGCGTCGGAATTGTGCCGGGGGCTCAACGACACCCTGAACATTCCCGTGTCGCGCCATACGGAGAACCACGCCGAGGACCTCAGGCCCTTCCCGCAATTGGAAATCCTCATGGAGGGGGCCGCGACGGGGATCGCCCTGGTCCACGACCACAAGCTTAACCACGTCCACATGTTCAATCATCTGGAATACGATTCCGACACCCTGGACGCCGAATACCGCCGCGATGCCGAAAAAGGTGCCGACATCCAGGTGCCCGCCAACTACTACCCCGGCAACGATCCGGCCAAGACGCCGGTCAACCGCTGGCGCGCCTATGCCCATATCCTGTTCGGCAACTGGATCAACATGGTCTACCAGTCGACGCCGTTCGATCCGCACAGGATCGGCGAGGATTGA
- a CDS encoding ferritin-like domain-containing protein, with protein MSSEGFHEPLEKLSEETMDRHRAIVSLMEELEAVDWYQQRVDATKDPELKAILAHNRDEEIEHAAMVLEWLRRSMPQFDKELRETLFKDGPITGHHGDDH; from the coding sequence ATGTCGAGCGAAGGTTTCCACGAACCCCTGGAGAAATTGTCCGAAGAGACCATGGACCGCCACCGCGCGATCGTCTCCCTGATGGAGGAGCTGGAGGCCGTCGACTGGTACCAGCAGCGCGTTGATGCGACCAAGGATCCGGAACTGAAGGCCATTCTGGCCCATAACCGGGACGAGGAAATCGAACACGCGGCCATGGTCCTGGAATGGCTGCGCCGCAGCATGCCGCAGTTCGACAAGGAACTCCGCGAAACCCTGTTCAAGGACGGCCCCATTACCGGCCATCACGGCGACGATCACTAG